A section of the Streptomyces sp. CG1 genome encodes:
- a CDS encoding dihydrofolate reductase family protein, whose protein sequence is MRKLSYFIACSLDGFIGDEQGDASEMFRFMDEEYLDFLKTEFPETLATHGRRQLGLDHLENKRFDTVIQGRASYELALKEGITSPYAHLREYVASRSLAVSPDPHVEIIADDLLGRVRALKAEEGGLDIYLCGGSRLAGELLDEIDELVIKAYPLVYGTGMPMFGTGLDIKEFTLDGVRTFSNGVLVRTYTRQR, encoded by the coding sequence TTGCGCAAGCTCAGCTACTTCATCGCCTGTTCGCTCGACGGCTTCATAGGCGACGAGCAGGGCGACGCCTCGGAGATGTTCCGCTTCATGGACGAGGAGTACCTCGACTTCCTCAAGACGGAGTTCCCGGAGACCCTGGCCACCCATGGCCGCAGGCAGCTCGGCCTCGACCACCTGGAGAACAAGCGGTTCGACACCGTCATCCAGGGCCGGGCCAGCTACGAGCTGGCCCTCAAGGAGGGCATCACCAGCCCCTACGCCCATCTGCGCGAGTACGTCGCCTCCCGCAGCCTGGCCGTGTCCCCCGACCCGCACGTCGAGATCATCGCCGACGACCTGCTCGGCCGGGTCCGCGCGCTGAAGGCGGAGGAGGGCGGCCTGGACATCTACCTGTGCGGCGGTTCGCGCCTCGCCGGAGAACTGCTGGACGAGATCGACGAACTCGTCATCAAGGCCTACCCGCTCGTCTACGGCACGGGCATGCCCATGTTCGGCACCGGCCTCGACATCAAGGAGTTCACCCTCGACGGGGTGCGCACCTTCAGCAACGGCGTGCTCGTGCGGACGTACACGAGGCAGCGCTGA
- a CDS encoding DUF952 domain-containing protein has product MPKLPRIFHITERSLWEAARERGAYEVSTRGRTLQEEGFIHFSTREQLPHIAAFLYGDYDGPDELVVLVVDPALVGVPVKYEAVEPGGEEFPHVYGPLPADAVVGVESWG; this is encoded by the coding sequence ATGCCGAAACTGCCCCGCATCTTTCACATCACCGAACGCTCCCTGTGGGAAGCGGCCCGCGAGCGCGGCGCCTACGAGGTGTCGACCCGGGGCCGCACCCTCCAGGAGGAGGGCTTCATCCACTTCTCCACCCGCGAACAGCTCCCGCACATCGCCGCGTTCCTCTACGGCGACTACGACGGCCCGGACGAGCTGGTCGTCCTGGTCGTGGACCCGGCCCTGGTCGGCGTGCCGGTGAAGTACGAGGCCGTGGAGCCGGGCGGGGAGGAGTTCCCGCATGTGTACGGGCCGCTGCCGGCCGACGCCGTGGTGGGGGTGGAGTCCTGGGGGTGA
- a CDS encoding VOC family protein, whose translation MIIRWTYAFVDRPTDRLPEARAFWAAVTGTHASESRGEHGEFLTLLPEEAAGADACVKLQGVTAGDGGAHLDLCAEDVRELTVTARELGAELVADHGDWVVLRSPAGQLFCAVPWLGETVRPPVVAGSRLDQVCLDIPPSRYTAESDFWAALTGWERLKGSRPEFEVLKPPTGLPVRILLQRLDDERPASAHPDLACADIAAVRARHEQHGAVPVHHGPHWTVMRDPAGGIYCLTGRDPETGGLPAAGR comes from the coding sequence ATGATCATTCGCTGGACGTACGCCTTCGTCGACCGGCCGACCGACCGGCTGCCCGAGGCCCGCGCCTTCTGGGCGGCCGTCACCGGCACCCACGCGTCCGAATCCCGCGGCGAACACGGCGAGTTCCTGACCCTGCTGCCCGAGGAGGCCGCCGGTGCGGACGCCTGCGTGAAGCTCCAGGGTGTCACCGCGGGCGACGGCGGCGCCCATCTCGACCTCTGCGCCGAGGACGTACGGGAGTTGACCGTGACGGCCCGGGAACTCGGCGCGGAGCTGGTGGCGGACCACGGCGACTGGGTCGTACTGCGTTCTCCGGCGGGGCAGTTGTTCTGTGCCGTGCCCTGGCTCGGGGAGACGGTACGACCGCCGGTGGTGGCGGGCAGCCGGCTGGACCAGGTCTGCCTCGACATCCCGCCGTCCCGGTACACCGCCGAGTCGGACTTCTGGGCCGCCCTCACCGGCTGGGAGCGGCTCAAGGGGTCCCGCCCGGAGTTCGAGGTACTGAAGCCGCCGACGGGACTACCCGTCCGGATCCTGCTCCAGCGCCTCGACGACGAGCGCCCCGCCTCCGCCCATCCGGACCTCGCCTGCGCGGACATCGCCGCCGTCCGCGCCCGGCACGAGCAGCACGGGGCCGTCCCGGTGCACCACGGCCCGCACTGGACGGTGATGCGCGACCCGGCCGGCGGCATCTACTGCCTGACCGGCCGGGATCCGGAGACGGGGGGCCTGCCGGCCGCCGGTCGGTGA
- a CDS encoding VOC family protein, whose amino-acid sequence MDVKLKQCFIAVDDHDKALAFYRDVLGLEVRNDVGFEGMRWVTMGSPLQPDVEIVLEPPGANPDASPADRQAMAELLAKGMLRGVIFTTEDCDALYERVREAGGDVLQEPTDQPYGVRDCAFRDPAGNQLRFLQRPAE is encoded by the coding sequence ATGGACGTGAAACTCAAGCAGTGCTTCATCGCGGTGGACGACCATGACAAGGCGCTCGCCTTCTACCGCGACGTGCTCGGCCTGGAGGTCCGCAACGACGTGGGCTTCGAGGGCATGCGCTGGGTGACCATGGGCTCACCGCTGCAGCCGGACGTCGAGATCGTGCTGGAGCCGCCCGGCGCGAACCCGGACGCCTCCCCCGCCGACCGGCAGGCGATGGCCGAACTGCTCGCCAAGGGCATGCTCCGGGGTGTCATCTTCACGACCGAGGACTGCGACGCGCTGTACGAGCGGGTGCGGGAGGCCGGCGGCGATGTGCTCCAGGAGCCGACGGACCAGCCGTACGGGGTGCGCGACTGCGCCTTCCGGGACCCGGCGGGCAACCAGCTCCGTTTCCTCCAGCGCCCGGCGGAATGA
- a CDS encoding helix-turn-helix transcriptional regulator — protein MTLDDLRRLRRVRDRMDREYAEPLDMTELARGAHMSPGHFQRSFRKAFGETPYSYLMTRRIERAKALLRRGDLTVTEVCLAVGCTSLGSFSSRFTELVGETPSAYRARGHEESAVIPSCVARTFTRPRRRPY, from the coding sequence GTGACCCTGGACGATCTCAGACGGCTGCGGCGCGTGCGCGACCGCATGGACCGCGAGTACGCCGAGCCGCTCGACATGACCGAGCTGGCCCGCGGCGCCCATATGTCGCCGGGCCATTTCCAGCGCAGCTTCCGCAAGGCCTTCGGCGAGACGCCGTACAGCTATCTGATGACGCGCAGGATCGAGCGGGCGAAGGCGCTGCTGCGCCGGGGCGACCTCACCGTGACCGAGGTCTGCCTCGCCGTGGGCTGTACGTCACTGGGCTCCTTCAGCTCCCGCTTCACCGAGCTGGTCGGCGAGACGCCGAGCGCCTACCGGGCCCGCGGCCACGAGGAGAGCGCCGTGATCCCGTCCTGCGTGGCCCGTACGTTCACCCGCCCGCGCCGCCGGCCGTACTGA
- a CDS encoding anion permease — protein sequence MDHITFLVAVVIVTALAFDFTNGFHDTANAMATSIATGALKPRTAVLVSGILNIVGAFLSTEVARTISGGIVDDRLVSPAMIFAGLVGAILWNLVTWLAGLPSSSSHALFGGLIGAVWVGAGSHGVHFDKVVEKVLIPAVASPVVAGVAALVATYLAYKLSARARQDSVTRGFRLGQIASASLVSLAHGTNDAQKTMGVITLTLISAGALGHEAGPPVWVIGAAGLAIGLGTYLGGWRIIRTMGKGLAEIQSPQGFAAETASTTVILTSAHLGFALSTTQVASGSILGAGLGRRLAEVRWGVAGRMVLAWLITLPSAALVGGVAASVVKHGGNVGTAVIALVALALAAVIVAASRRNPVRADNVNDHHEVTLRNQAPTNVGTAA from the coding sequence ATGGACCACATCACGTTCCTCGTGGCGGTCGTCATCGTCACGGCACTGGCGTTCGACTTCACGAACGGGTTCCACGACACCGCCAACGCGATGGCGACCTCCATCGCCACCGGCGCGCTGAAGCCGCGCACCGCGGTTCTGGTCAGCGGAATCCTCAACATCGTCGGCGCCTTTCTGTCCACCGAGGTGGCCAGGACGATCTCCGGCGGGATCGTGGACGACAGACTGGTCAGCCCGGCGATGATCTTCGCCGGGCTGGTCGGTGCGATCCTTTGGAACCTGGTGACCTGGCTCGCCGGGCTGCCCTCCAGTTCGTCCCACGCCCTCTTCGGCGGTCTGATCGGTGCCGTCTGGGTCGGTGCGGGCTCCCACGGCGTGCACTTTGACAAGGTTGTCGAAAAGGTTCTGATACCGGCCGTGGCCTCTCCGGTGGTGGCCGGTGTGGCCGCCCTCGTCGCCACCTACCTCGCCTACAAGCTCAGCGCCCGCGCCCGTCAGGACTCGGTGACCAGGGGCTTCCGCCTCGGCCAGATCGCCTCGGCGTCCCTCGTGTCCCTGGCGCACGGCACCAATGACGCCCAGAAGACCATGGGTGTCATCACGCTGACGCTGATCTCGGCGGGCGCACTCGGCCATGAAGCGGGCCCGCCGGTGTGGGTGATCGGCGCGGCGGGTCTGGCCATCGGTCTCGGCACCTACCTGGGCGGCTGGCGGATCATCCGCACCATGGGCAAGGGGCTGGCGGAGATCCAGTCGCCGCAGGGCTTCGCCGCCGAGACGGCCTCGACGACGGTGATCCTCACCTCCGCCCACCTCGGCTTCGCGCTGTCCACCACGCAGGTGGCTTCGGGCAGCATCCTCGGCGCCGGTCTCGGCCGCCGCCTCGCGGAGGTCCGCTGGGGCGTGGCCGGCCGGATGGTGCTGGCCTGGCTGATCACCCTGCCGTCCGCGGCGCTGGTCGGCGGCGTCGCGGCGAGCGTGGTCAAGCACGGCGGCAACGTCGGTACGGCGGTCATCGCGCTGGTCGCCCTGGCCCTCGCCGCCGTCATCGTCGCCGCGTCCCGCCGCAACCCGGTGCGCGCCGACAACGTCAACGACCACCACGAGGTCACCCTCCGCAACCAGGCCCCGACGAACGTCGGCACGGCCGCCTGA
- a CDS encoding ABATE domain-containing protein, producing the protein MRAEFPDFRLGKVLATSFTGTLSERHGDPVERIPTPQRLVDWLAASGLAVDSCTAAQLDLARELRESIHAGATAAALQNALPASAVQVINDFSVQGRAAAILTPEGKRRWRLSSASCVEDALSVIAADAISIIAGERDGKLALCASPTCQAAFFDTSQSRTRKWCDMNTCGNRQKKARFNANRHKNPRSAE; encoded by the coding sequence ATGCGTGCTGAGTTCCCTGACTTCCGCCTCGGTAAGGTGCTGGCGACCAGCTTCACGGGGACTCTGTCGGAGCGTCATGGCGACCCCGTGGAGCGCATTCCCACACCGCAGCGACTCGTCGACTGGCTGGCGGCGAGCGGCCTCGCCGTGGACTCCTGCACCGCTGCCCAGCTCGACCTCGCTCGGGAACTGAGGGAGTCGATTCACGCCGGCGCGACAGCGGCCGCGCTCCAGAACGCTCTCCCCGCGTCTGCTGTTCAAGTCATCAATGACTTCAGCGTTCAGGGTCGGGCCGCGGCGATCCTGACGCCCGAGGGTAAGCGGCGATGGCGGCTCAGTTCGGCTTCCTGCGTGGAAGATGCCCTCAGCGTGATCGCCGCCGACGCGATCAGCATCATCGCGGGCGAACGAGACGGAAAATTGGCCTTGTGCGCATCACCGACCTGCCAAGCCGCCTTCTTCGACACCAGCCAAAGCCGCACCCGCAAATGGTGCGACATGAACACGTGCGGGAATCGTCAGAAGAAAGCTCGCTTCAATGCCAACCGGCACAAAAACCCCAGATCAGCGGAGTGA
- a CDS encoding epoxide hydrolase family protein has product MPRPTSDVQAFEARASDADLDDLRARLAAARLPEAETVHRAAPDPRRWEQGVPLADLVDVVNYWRTGYNWRLFEERLDRIGQFRTTIDDLGIHFLHRRSARADATPLILTHGWPGSIAEFVDVVDELADPQDADAPAFHVVVPSLPGFGYSDKPATTGWGTERIATAWVALMGRLGYSKFAAHGGDWGGNITTVLGGRFPAHVLGIHTTFAEAPPGLTTDGLTAVERTWTEETRDFWRHRAAYAKQQATRPQTIGYSLVDSPVGLLAWILDKFAEWSDTEDSPFETISRDRVLDDVTLYWLTRTGASAARIYYESHNSLDPELRVDVPSAISMYPRDIEKCPRAWAQERYRQIVRWRSPETGGHFPSLEVPEYFVKDLQEGLAAVLAANR; this is encoded by the coding sequence ATGCCCCGTCCAACCAGCGACGTGCAAGCATTTGAAGCCCGCGCAAGTGACGCCGACCTCGACGATCTGCGCGCGCGACTGGCCGCGGCGCGGCTACCGGAGGCCGAGACGGTCCATCGCGCCGCGCCCGACCCGCGCCGGTGGGAACAGGGCGTTCCTCTCGCCGACCTCGTCGATGTCGTGAACTACTGGCGCACCGGGTACAACTGGCGGTTGTTCGAAGAGCGCCTCGACCGGATCGGTCAGTTCCGCACGACCATCGATGATCTGGGAATCCACTTCCTGCACCGCCGATCCGCGCGCGCAGATGCCACTCCTCTGATCTTGACGCACGGCTGGCCAGGCAGCATTGCCGAGTTCGTCGATGTAGTGGACGAGCTGGCGGATCCGCAAGATGCAGACGCGCCGGCGTTCCACGTCGTGGTCCCGTCGCTGCCAGGCTTTGGTTACAGCGACAAGCCGGCGACCACCGGGTGGGGAACCGAAAGGATCGCGACCGCATGGGTGGCACTGATGGGCAGGCTCGGCTACAGCAAGTTCGCAGCCCACGGCGGCGACTGGGGAGGCAATATCACCACGGTTCTCGGCGGCAGGTTCCCGGCGCACGTTCTCGGCATCCACACAACGTTCGCGGAGGCGCCACCCGGGTTGACAACGGACGGGCTGACGGCGGTCGAGCGCACATGGACCGAGGAAACCCGCGATTTCTGGCGCCACCGCGCGGCGTACGCGAAGCAGCAGGCGACCCGGCCGCAGACCATCGGCTACTCGCTCGTCGACTCACCGGTCGGGCTTCTTGCCTGGATCCTTGACAAGTTCGCCGAGTGGTCGGACACCGAAGACAGCCCGTTCGAGACGATTTCCAGAGACCGCGTTCTTGACGACGTCACCCTGTACTGGCTGACGCGGACCGGCGCATCGGCGGCCCGCATTTACTACGAAAGCCACAACTCGCTCGATCCCGAACTTCGGGTCGACGTCCCGTCAGCAATCAGTATGTATCCCCGCGACATCGAGAAGTGTCCGCGCGCCTGGGCACAGGAGCGGTACCGGCAGATCGTCCGATGGAGGTCGCCCGAAACCGGGGGGCATTTCCCGTCGCTAGAGGTTCCCGAGTATTTCGTCAAAGATCTGCAAGAGGGCCTCGCGGCAGTGCTGGCCGCTAATCGGTGA
- a CDS encoding ASCH domain-containing protein, which translates to MSDTTARVRELNLYRQYFDLVAAGTKTIEVRVKYPHLADLAAGDTIRFRIKGTDETCEVRVKRVTEYSDFEALLDGEGPANVNPTTTRDQQLTNIRAIYPPEKESLGALAIEIQLSRL; encoded by the coding sequence ATGAGCGACACCACCGCCCGCGTGCGCGAACTCAACCTCTACCGGCAGTACTTCGACCTCGTCGCCGCGGGCACCAAGACCATCGAGGTGCGGGTGAAATACCCGCACCTCGCCGACCTCGCAGCCGGCGACACCATCCGCTTCCGTATCAAGGGCACGGATGAGACCTGCGAGGTGAGGGTCAAGCGTGTCACCGAGTACTCCGACTTCGAAGCCCTGCTCGACGGCGAGGGACCGGCCAATGTCAACCCCACCACCACCCGTGACCAGCAGCTCACCAACATCCGCGCCATCTACCCTCCCGAGAAGGAATCCCTCGGCGCCCTCGCCATCGAGATTCAGCTCTCGCGCCTCTAA
- a CDS encoding ATP-binding protein — MRARSIVASKGRSVLVRPRPIGGHVRDDRLGILHRDGAGQFELATNAILHGAPSGELALVRITLADTQLRIEVHDTDDAPPRRRHVPATAETGRGLLLVSALADDWGVEERRGPGKCVWAAFQHSTVPAF; from the coding sequence GTGCGGGCCCGCTCGATCGTGGCGTCGAAGGGCAGGTCGGTGCTGGTCCGCCCCCGCCCGATAGGAGGCCATGTGCGCGATGACCGGCTCGGGATCCTGCACCGTGATGGTGCCGGGCAGTTCGAACTCGCCACCAACGCCATCCTGCACGGAGCCCCCTCAGGCGAACTGGCGCTGGTGCGCATCACCCTCGCCGACACCCAACTCCGCATCGAAGTACACGACACCGACGACGCCCCACCCCGCAGACGACACGTACCGGCCACCGCCGAGACCGGCCGCGGCCTACTGCTCGTCTCAGCCCTCGCCGACGACTGGGGCGTGGAGGAACGCCGGGGCCCCGGCAAGTGCGTGTGGGCCGCCTTCCAGCACAGCACGGTGCCGGCATTCTGA
- a CDS encoding magnesium transporter CorA family protein — MVTRTRLYHDGTLVLEDFPASDVSAHLADPASVLWLDLYRPGPAEFTMLGQEFGIHELALEDAVQRGQRPKLDRYRTHEFLSAYSVTVSPDDAELSYSEIAVFLTSQAVITVRKDDGFNIENVVSRWDESPDLAGHGVGFLLHGLLDHLVDGHFVAVQQLDDSIEELEGLLFVAGRREIEAVQRRAFALRKSLVQLRRVVLPMREVVNTLMRPGLHVITDPLVPYYQDVYDHVLRATEWTESLRDLVASVMETNLSVQANSMNLIMKKVTSWAAIIAVPTAITGYYGQNLPFPGFGRQSGFITSAAVIVVLSAVLYLTFKRKDWL, encoded by the coding sequence ATGGTGACGCGCACCCGGCTGTATCACGACGGCACTCTCGTCCTGGAGGACTTTCCCGCCAGTGACGTCTCCGCGCATCTCGCCGACCCGGCGTCGGTCCTGTGGCTGGACCTGTACCGGCCCGGGCCTGCCGAGTTCACCATGCTCGGCCAGGAGTTCGGCATCCACGAACTCGCTCTGGAGGACGCCGTACAGCGTGGGCAGCGGCCGAAACTCGACCGCTATCGCACCCACGAGTTCCTCAGCGCCTATTCCGTCACCGTCAGCCCGGACGATGCGGAACTGTCATACAGCGAGATCGCCGTATTCCTCACCAGCCAGGCCGTGATCACCGTCCGCAAGGATGACGGCTTCAACATCGAGAACGTCGTCAGCCGCTGGGACGAGAGCCCGGACCTGGCCGGCCACGGTGTCGGATTCCTGCTGCACGGCCTGCTCGACCATCTCGTGGACGGCCACTTCGTCGCGGTCCAGCAGCTGGACGACAGCATCGAGGAGCTGGAGGGTCTGCTCTTCGTGGCCGGGCGCCGTGAGATCGAAGCCGTGCAACGCCGGGCCTTCGCGCTGCGCAAATCGCTCGTCCAGTTGCGCCGCGTCGTGCTCCCGATGCGGGAGGTGGTCAACACCCTCATGCGCCCTGGCCTGCACGTGATCACCGACCCTCTCGTCCCGTATTACCAGGACGTCTACGACCACGTGCTGCGTGCCACCGAATGGACGGAATCGCTGCGGGACCTGGTGGCCTCGGTCATGGAGACGAACCTCTCGGTCCAGGCCAACAGCATGAACCTGATCATGAAGAAGGTGACGAGCTGGGCCGCGATCATCGCCGTACCCACCGCGATCACCGGCTACTACGGCCAGAATCTCCCCTTCCCCGGTTTCGGCCGCCAGTCCGGATTCATCACCTCGGCAGCCGTCATCGTGGTCTTGTCCGCCGTGCTGTATCTGACGTTCAAGCGCAAGGACTGGCTCTGA
- a CDS encoding DUF5994 family protein: MSVTIDRTTSGRRAPSLPARLSLTPAPGGLDGTWWPRSRALTRELPPLTAALGDLWGRITRITVNPTYWPLIPRRVSVAGRTVRVGWSTEEQDPHRLTFFSADGRRDVLVIPPETGADAAAQLMAGDGIDAPARKEAADRIDARIREEAWETDGGAGRPSSLPRPIGSTGRLPAGQRR; encoded by the coding sequence ATGTCCGTGACCATCGACCGTACGACATCGGGCAGGCGCGCGCCGTCGCTGCCAGCTCGCCTGTCCCTGACGCCCGCGCCGGGCGGGCTGGACGGCACGTGGTGGCCTCGTTCCCGTGCCCTCACGCGTGAGCTGCCACCCTTGACGGCCGCACTGGGCGACCTCTGGGGTCGCATTACGCGTATCACGGTGAACCCGACCTACTGGCCCTTGATCCCGCGTCGGGTGTCCGTCGCCGGACGCACGGTGCGTGTGGGCTGGTCCACCGAAGAGCAGGATCCGCACAGACTGACCTTCTTCTCCGCCGATGGCCGCCGGGATGTGCTGGTGATTCCGCCGGAAACCGGTGCGGATGCCGCCGCGCAGCTGATGGCGGGCGACGGTATCGATGCCCCGGCCCGGAAGGAAGCAGCAGACAGGATCGACGCCCGGATCAGGGAAGAAGCGTGGGAGACCGACGGCGGAGCAGGTCGGCCGTCGTCCCTGCCCCGGCCCATCGGCTCGACAGGGCGTTTGCCCGCCGGCCAACGGAGGTGA
- a CDS encoding DUF5994 family protein: MADSDTPDLPRLLPDAVHRSVKPGTALLRLETTHSREGVLDGAWWPRSRDIGAELPSLISALTEHLGPVIRVGLDGSAWDELPTRVMVDGRVVHIDSFPVGDDTVLITRGDQDHFSLMLVPPDTSPDAARAAMARAVRADNVTEAKQILIDTGGGMPPAPA; encoded by the coding sequence ATGGCCGACTCAGACACCCCCGACCTCCCCAGGCTCCTGCCGGACGCCGTCCACCGGTCGGTGAAACCCGGCACGGCCCTGCTGAGGCTGGAGACGACACACTCACGCGAGGGAGTCCTGGACGGCGCATGGTGGCCGCGGTCCCGGGACATCGGCGCCGAACTCCCCTCGCTGATCTCCGCGTTGACCGAGCACCTCGGACCTGTCATCCGGGTCGGTCTGGACGGCAGCGCCTGGGACGAACTGCCGACCCGGGTGATGGTCGACGGCCGAGTCGTCCACATCGATTCCTTCCCGGTAGGTGACGACACCGTCCTCATCACCCGGGGCGACCAGGACCATTTCTCCCTGATGCTGGTCCCTCCGGACACGTCGCCCGACGCGGCACGCGCCGCGATGGCCAGGGCCGTACGGGCCGACAACGTCACCGAGGCCAAACAGATCCTCATCGATACGGGCGGCGGCATGCCTCCTGCGCCGGCCTGA
- a CDS encoding bifunctional GNAT family N-acetyltransferase/ATP-binding protein gives MTGWRVRDYTQDDLEALIRVDMESSTTEEPPLFPLSDAVTALQARHPAVVATADDVLIGAAVSRVEGERAWLLRICMAPTWRQRGLGSALITALEQRLFAAGVRAVHAVLPEGETGATALRNCDFGARPGLVFFEKRGPVTPQSAGTLSSLGAELPPGGLWQKVAGMQREKQLIERRLVLPLAHPELAAQHGVELPRAVMLFGPPGTGKSTFAHAIASRLGWPFLELFPARLAAEYGLATGLNRRFDEIARLDHVLVFIDEVEEIAGERGGADATAVGVVNELLKAIVRFRSQDGRLLVCATNNVTTLDSAFLRHGRFDYVLPIGPPDHTARTALWESYLARAGARADSAVLASASEGFTPADIAHAARTVSQAQFERTFDTGSRTTPTTDDYLDTIRDTKPTVSSAMAQEFAQQTEKYARI, from the coding sequence ATGACGGGTTGGCGGGTCAGGGACTATACCCAGGACGATCTCGAAGCGCTGATCCGAGTCGACATGGAGAGCAGCACGACCGAGGAGCCGCCGCTCTTCCCGCTCTCGGACGCCGTGACGGCCCTCCAGGCCCGCCACCCGGCTGTGGTGGCCACGGCCGACGACGTGCTGATCGGCGCCGCGGTGAGCAGGGTGGAGGGCGAACGGGCATGGCTCCTGCGCATCTGCATGGCGCCCACCTGGCGGCAGCGCGGGCTGGGCAGTGCCCTGATCACTGCCCTTGAGCAACGGCTCTTCGCCGCCGGCGTCCGAGCGGTGCACGCCGTCCTTCCCGAGGGCGAGACCGGTGCCACCGCCCTGCGCAACTGCGACTTCGGCGCCCGCCCCGGGCTCGTCTTCTTCGAAAAGCGCGGGCCGGTGACCCCGCAGTCGGCCGGCACGCTGTCCTCGCTCGGAGCGGAGCTGCCGCCAGGGGGACTGTGGCAGAAGGTCGCGGGCATGCAACGGGAGAAGCAGCTCATCGAGCGGCGCCTGGTCCTGCCGCTGGCCCATCCCGAACTGGCCGCCCAGCACGGAGTGGAGCTGCCACGGGCGGTGATGCTGTTCGGCCCGCCCGGGACCGGCAAGAGCACGTTCGCGCACGCGATCGCCAGCCGCCTGGGATGGCCCTTCCTCGAACTGTTCCCCGCCCGTCTGGCCGCCGAGTACGGCCTGGCGACCGGGCTGAACCGGCGCTTCGACGAGATCGCCCGGCTCGACCACGTCCTCGTCTTCATCGACGAGGTCGAGGAGATCGCCGGCGAACGCGGCGGCGCGGACGCGACCGCTGTCGGCGTCGTCAACGAACTGCTCAAGGCGATCGTCCGGTTCCGAAGCCAGGACGGACGGCTGCTCGTCTGTGCCACGAACAACGTGACCACGCTCGACTCCGCGTTCCTGCGGCACGGCCGCTTCGACTACGTGCTGCCGATCGGCCCTCCCGACCACACCGCCAGGACCGCACTGTGGGAGAGCTACCTGGCCCGAGCGGGCGCGCGGGCCGACAGCGCGGTACTCGCGTCCGCCAGCGAGGGGTTCACCCCCGCCGACATCGCCCACGCGGCGCGAACCGTCTCCCAGGCCCAGTTCGAGCGCACCTTCGACACCGGATCCCGGACCACCCCCACCACCGACGACTACCTGGACACGATCCGCGACACCAAGCCCACGGTCAGCTCTGCCATGGCCCAGGAATTCGCCCAGCAAACGGAAAAGTACGCCCGCATCTAG